A window of Exiguobacterium sp. FSL W8-0210 contains these coding sequences:
- the ribE gene encoding riboflavin synthase, translating to MFTGLIEEVGTLKRKIPRPNGLALEIEAHRVLEGTKIGDSIAVDGICLTVTSMSPTGFTADAVHDTIRSTALGTYRVGSLLQLERAMPADGRFGGHFVSGHIDGTARLISRRPDGEAMVYTFDVGSWQKYCIPKGSIAINGTSLTLQRVTPETISISLIPHSRQVTTFDRLASGAVVNIECDMMAKHLYHFTQHEKQTDWAAFLGGDM from the coding sequence ATGTTCACCGGATTGATTGAAGAAGTCGGAACCTTAAAACGAAAGATCCCGCGACCGAACGGGTTAGCGCTTGAAATTGAGGCGCACCGGGTACTCGAAGGAACGAAGATCGGTGATAGCATCGCCGTCGACGGGATTTGTTTGACTGTCACGTCGATGAGTCCGACCGGTTTCACGGCAGATGCCGTCCATGACACGATCCGGTCAACAGCCCTCGGCACGTACCGCGTCGGAAGCCTATTGCAACTCGAACGGGCGATGCCGGCAGACGGTCGTTTCGGCGGTCATTTCGTCAGTGGACATATCGACGGAACAGCGCGGCTGATCAGTCGGCGACCGGATGGAGAAGCGATGGTCTATACGTTTGATGTCGGATCGTGGCAAAAGTATTGTATTCCGAAAGGCTCGATCGCAATCAACGGTACGAGCCTGACGTTGCAACGCGTCACGCCGGAAACGATCTCGATTTCATTGATTCCGCACTCCCGTCAAGTGACGACGTTTGATCGATTGGCAAGTGGTGCAGTCGTCAATATCGAGTGTGACATGATGGCGAAACATCTCTATCATTTCACGCAGCATGAGAAGCAGACGGACTGGGCAGCATTCTTAGGAGGCGACATGTAA